Proteins encoded by one window of Psychromonas sp. L1A2:
- a CDS encoding protein-methionine-sulfoxide reductase heme-binding subunit MsrQ — protein sequence MTKLPPATITFIKLIIHFISICTLTYLYFLIDSNRLGADPVKEMIHFLGKTGLNFLVITLAITPLSKRLKQPLLGCLKRVLGLYSFAWISLHLTAFLWLELDWQVKFLFDEVIKRPYLTLGMIAWIILLMLSITSLNAIKKRMKKSWCTLHRWVYVALVLGAIHYYWSVKSGVIEPTIYLVICIVLLNERRHYFKSLLKPFFKSRKKIST from the coding sequence ATGACTAAACTGCCGCCGGCAACGATTACTTTTATTAAATTGATTATTCATTTTATATCGATATGTACATTAACGTATTTGTACTTCTTAATTGATAGTAATCGGCTTGGGGCAGATCCAGTAAAAGAAATGATACATTTTTTAGGTAAAACAGGCTTAAACTTCCTAGTCATTACACTTGCTATTACACCTTTAAGTAAACGCCTCAAACAACCGCTATTAGGTTGTTTAAAAAGGGTATTAGGTTTGTATTCATTTGCTTGGATTAGCTTACACCTTACTGCTTTTCTTTGGTTAGAGTTAGACTGGCAAGTGAAGTTCTTATTTGACGAAGTAATTAAAAGACCTTATTTAACACTAGGAATGATAGCTTGGATTATTTTATTAATGTTAAGCATTACATCACTAAACGCAATTAAAAAAAGAATGAAGAAAAGCTGGTGTACTTTACATCGTTGGGTATACGTAGCCCTAGTATTAGGTGCAATACATTATTATTGGTCAGTAAAATCAGGTGTGATAGAACCAACTATTTATCTTGTTATCTGTATTGTTTTGTTGAATGAACGTCGTCATTATTTTAAATCATTATTAAAACCTTTTTTTAAATCGCGTAAAAAAATATCAACTTAA
- a CDS encoding LysR family transcriptional regulator: protein MNTSDLNLFIRIVETGSITETAKQLNLTPAAVSSALKRLEKQLNLQLLIRTTRRLRITSQGELFLYHCRQALSSLEQGRIAAHQLEGKVSGKLQLSLPSDLGRNTVLPWIDELLELHPLLSVDLSLGDTLSNFFLDQVDVALRFGKPEDSTMVSFQIATMERITCASPHYLSDFGAPSHPSDLSEHNCLLYRRGGRLFNEWEYLNEAEKLKIKVDGNRVSNDTDIVKRWAVSGKGIVCRAKIDVISELQSGALIEVLSQYQSPQVELHLVCANREQVTPAVIALRELLRKLVKQQLNNKVSI from the coding sequence ATGAACACTTCAGATCTCAATCTATTTATTAGAATAGTCGAAACGGGCAGTATTACAGAAACGGCTAAGCAACTAAACCTCACTCCAGCAGCCGTTAGCTCTGCACTTAAACGTTTAGAGAAACAGCTTAATTTACAATTGTTGATAAGAACAACAAGACGTTTGCGTATTACTTCACAGGGTGAGCTATTTTTGTATCACTGCCGACAAGCCTTAAGTAGTTTAGAGCAAGGTCGCATAGCAGCTCACCAATTAGAGGGAAAAGTAAGTGGAAAATTGCAATTATCACTTCCCTCTGACCTGGGGCGAAATACAGTCTTACCTTGGATAGATGAATTACTCGAATTACACCCATTACTCTCTGTAGATTTGAGCCTAGGCGATACTTTATCTAATTTCTTTCTCGATCAAGTTGATGTTGCTTTACGTTTTGGAAAACCCGAAGATTCGACAATGGTTTCATTTCAGATTGCTACGATGGAAAGAATAACCTGTGCATCTCCTCATTACCTTTCCGACTTTGGTGCTCCTTCGCATCCAAGTGATTTAAGTGAACACAATTGTTTGTTATATCGCAGAGGTGGCCGTTTATTTAATGAATGGGAATATTTAAACGAAGCAGAAAAATTAAAAATAAAAGTAGATGGCAATAGAGTGAGTAATGACACTGATATTGTGAAACGTTGGGCTGTAAGCGGAAAAGGCATTGTATGCCGAGCGAAAATTGATGTTATCTCAGAATTACAAAGTGGTGCATTAATAGAAGTTCTGTCTCAATATCAATCCCCGCAGGTTGAGTTACATTTAGTTTGTGCGAATAGAGAACAGGTCACCCCTGCTGTTATTGCACTTAGGGAGTTACTTAGGAAATTGGTTAAACAACAATTAAACAATAAGGTTTCTATTTAA
- a CDS encoding glycerate kinase, translating to MKIVIAPDSFKESLTAKEVCIAIETGFKRVFPEATYCLIPVADGGEGTVQSLVDATQGEILNLQVTGPISESVDAFYGLLGDGSHTAVIEMAAASGLHHVPVHLRDPKLTSSYGTGELIKAALDHGATKIIIGLGGSATNDGGIGMLSALGVSFLDKDNQNIVANGAGLQHIKSINIDGLDTRLSNCEILVACDVDNPLCGNHGASHVFGPQKGATPEDIQLLDDALKHYGDCIKQQFNIDVLNQAGAGAAGGMGAALMAFTNATLKPGIDLVLEAVQLNHYMDKTDLVITGEGRIDNQTIYGKTPMGVAKIAKQFDIPVIGIAGSLGKNHQAVYGCGIDAVFAAVPGAITLQQAFAEAHDNVANVAENIAKIFALKRA from the coding sequence ATGAAAATAGTTATCGCCCCCGATTCATTTAAAGAAAGTTTAACGGCTAAAGAAGTTTGTATTGCTATCGAAACCGGCTTTAAACGTGTATTCCCAGAAGCGACCTATTGCTTAATTCCTGTCGCTGATGGTGGAGAAGGCACTGTACAATCCTTAGTTGATGCAACTCAAGGAGAAATACTTAATTTACAAGTAACAGGCCCTATTTCAGAAAGTGTTGATGCATTCTATGGCTTACTAGGTGATGGTAGCCATACCGCGGTAATAGAAATGGCAGCAGCCAGTGGACTTCATCATGTTCCAGTGCATTTACGCGATCCTAAACTAACGTCAAGTTATGGTACCGGCGAGTTGATAAAAGCCGCATTAGACCATGGCGCGACTAAAATCATTATTGGTTTAGGTGGTAGTGCTACTAATGATGGCGGTATCGGGATGTTAAGCGCACTAGGCGTTAGTTTTCTTGATAAAGATAACCAAAACATAGTGGCTAATGGTGCAGGTTTACAGCATATAAAATCAATTAATATTGATGGATTAGATACGCGTTTAAGCAATTGTGAAATACTCGTCGCTTGTGATGTAGATAATCCTTTGTGCGGTAACCATGGTGCAAGCCATGTCTTCGGGCCTCAAAAAGGAGCAACTCCGGAAGATATTCAGTTATTAGATGATGCTTTAAAACATTATGGTGATTGTATTAAGCAACAATTTAATATTGATGTTCTTAACCAAGCTGGAGCAGGTGCAGCAGGAGGCATGGGAGCAGCTCTAATGGCATTTACTAATGCAACATTAAAGCCTGGTATCGACTTGGTCTTAGAAGCGGTTCAGCTTAACCACTATATGGATAAGACTGACTTAGTGATTACCGGCGAAGGTCGAATTGATAACCAAACTATTTATGGTAAAACACCAATGGGCGTTGCGAAAATAGCGAAACAATTTGATATTCCAGTGATTGGTATTGCAGGTAGTTTAGGCAAAAATCATCAAGCTGTTTATGGATGTGGGATTGATGCTGTATTTGCCGCAGTGCCAGGAGCAATTACATTACAACAAGCTTTTGCGGAAGCACATGACAATGTAGCAAATGTAGCAGAAAATATAGCAAAAATATTCGCATTAAAACGAGCTTAA
- the trmB gene encoding tRNA (guanine(46)-N(7))-methyltransferase TrmB yields the protein MNEFTGDSRVISSNQVGLHEKLDEVVLKHLQHDFKKPYQTHTLAAFKEVEKWVEQQGKPIIFDSCCGVGESTYHIAKAHPEAIVLGMDKSADRLSKHPSDGEALIEELDNYRLLQVNLNDFWRLAVEANWTLSHHYLLYPNPWPKSKHLQRRWHGSAVFPAIIKLGGKFELRSNWFTYVEEFQRSLQLANVESCTEIYKTDHAITPFERKYWASGQQSLRLICDL from the coding sequence ATGAATGAGTTTACGGGAGATTCAAGAGTTATTTCATCTAACCAAGTTGGTTTACATGAGAAGTTAGATGAAGTGGTATTAAAGCATTTGCAACATGACTTTAAAAAACCTTATCAAACACATACATTAGCGGCCTTTAAAGAAGTTGAAAAATGGGTCGAGCAACAGGGGAAACCTATTATATTCGATTCATGCTGTGGGGTAGGTGAGAGTACTTACCACATTGCTAAAGCGCACCCTGAAGCGATTGTATTAGGTATGGATAAATCTGCAGATCGGTTATCAAAACATCCAAGTGATGGTGAAGCATTGATTGAAGAGCTGGATAACTATCGTTTATTACAAGTAAACCTTAATGATTTCTGGCGTTTAGCGGTAGAAGCTAATTGGACGCTTTCACACCATTATTTGTTGTATCCAAATCCGTGGCCTAAATCTAAACATTTACAGCGTCGCTGGCATGGTAGTGCGGTATTTCCTGCTATTATTAAACTAGGAGGTAAATTTGAGTTGCGAAGTAATTGGTTTACTTATGTAGAAGAATTCCAGAGATCGCTTCAGCTTGCGAATGTAGAAAGTTGTACTGAAATTTATAAAACTGATCATGCCATTACCCCTTTTGAACGTAAATATTGGGCAAGTGGTCAACAATCTTTACGTTTAATATGTGACTTATAA
- a CDS encoding ABC transporter permease — protein sequence MLNKQYVIALKSIWAKEVNRFLRIWVQTLVPPAITMSLYFVIFGNLIGERIGDMNGFSYMAFIVPGLIMMSVITNSYSNVASSFFSAKFQHNIEELLVAPVPNYLIIFGYVGGGVARGLMVGFIVTLVSLFFVDLHIYNVLVLIASVLCTSILFSIGGLLNAIFAKTFDDISIIPTFVLTPLTYLGGVFYSISLLPDFWQGVSHFNPVFYMINAFRYGFLGVSDVPIVWSFVVIFTFIIIGYSLVAILLKKGVGIRS from the coding sequence ATGCTAAATAAACAATATGTAATAGCACTAAAAAGTATCTGGGCTAAAGAGGTTAATCGCTTCTTACGTATATGGGTACAAACTTTAGTACCGCCTGCTATTACAATGTCTTTATATTTTGTTATTTTCGGTAACCTCATTGGCGAAAGAATTGGCGACATGAATGGTTTTAGCTATATGGCTTTTATTGTGCCGGGTTTGATCATGATGTCTGTTATTACTAATTCTTATTCTAATGTAGCTTCGTCATTTTTTAGCGCTAAGTTTCAACATAATATAGAAGAGTTATTAGTTGCGCCCGTACCAAATTATCTCATTATTTTTGGATATGTTGGAGGAGGGGTTGCACGTGGTTTAATGGTGGGATTCATTGTTACTTTAGTGTCATTATTCTTTGTCGACTTACACATTTATAACGTATTGGTATTGATTGCAAGTGTGCTATGTACTTCTATTCTCTTTTCAATCGGTGGTTTATTAAATGCCATTTTTGCTAAAACCTTTGATGATATTAGTATTATTCCTACGTTTGTTTTAACACCCTTAACTTATTTAGGTGGCGTATTTTACTCTATCTCTCTACTGCCTGATTTTTGGCAAGGTGTTTCTCATTTCAACCCGGTTTTTTATATGATTAATGCTTTTCGTTATGGCTTCTTAGGTGTTTCTGATGTGCCTATTGTTTGGTCTTTTGTGGTGATATTTACCTTCATTATTATAGGTTATTCATTAGTGGCTATCTTACTTAAAAAAGGCGTAGGTATTCGATCATGA
- a CDS encoding DUF3859 domain-containing protein, which produces MAKKKPEIKIQTYGVHSKWDSKSKTLPKVLTFTTDIPAEIDIEFGFIINVKNARGKKVFYCINHPNIHNKSGEPCDAFTGEVHITNNDWSFYLGDTIWAPIEDKCGLWRMTIELDGTVIADKTFKVFSGESNTPAKQRFAYL; this is translated from the coding sequence ATGGCAAAGAAAAAGCCTGAGATTAAAATACAAACGTATGGCGTTCATTCTAAATGGGATTCAAAATCTAAAACGCTGCCTAAAGTATTAACATTTACCACAGATATCCCTGCAGAGATAGATATCGAATTTGGTTTTATAATCAACGTAAAAAATGCACGTGGTAAGAAAGTATTTTATTGTATCAATCATCCCAACATCCATAATAAATCAGGTGAACCTTGTGATGCGTTTACTGGCGAAGTACACATTACCAATAACGATTGGAGCTTTTATCTAGGAGACACTATTTGGGCGCCTATTGAAGATAAGTGCGGACTATGGCGTATGACAATTGAACTCGATGGAACAGTGATAGCAGATAAAACTTTTAAAGTGTTCTCTGGTGAGTCTAATACTCCTGCAAAACAACGATTTGCTTACTTATAA
- a CDS encoding helix-turn-helix domain-containing protein: MFEMFILLLQDQPLLAKIDHRIGTAISFIEKNMMQQLKIKNLAELACLSETQFKKLFKQETNTSVMKYVTKLRMEKAQALLTHTDYPLPIIGEKVGYQEPSAFSRKFSQYFGFSPNKFKR; the protein is encoded by the coding sequence ATGTTTGAAATGTTTATCTTGTTATTACAAGATCAGCCTTTATTAGCCAAAATAGATCATCGTATTGGTACAGCGATTTCATTTATTGAAAAGAACATGATGCAACAATTAAAGATAAAAAACTTAGCTGAATTAGCTTGCCTGAGTGAAACCCAATTTAAGAAGCTTTTCAAACAAGAAACGAATACAAGTGTCATGAAATATGTGACTAAACTTCGTATGGAAAAGGCACAAGCTTTATTAACACATACCGATTATCCATTACCTATCATTGGCGAGAAAGTAGGGTATCAAGAGCCATCTGCTTTTAGCCGAAAGTTTTCACAGTACTTTGGTTTTTCACCTAATAAATTTAAAAGATAA
- a CDS encoding transposase has translation MWFQDEARFGQRNTTTRIWAKKGTRPRAIQQQQFEYAYLFGAVCINTGQTEALVMPYSNSEVMKIHLYHSA, from the coding sequence ATTTGGTTTCAGGATGAGGCTAGGTTTGGTCAACGTAATACAACAACTAGGATATGGGCAAAAAAAGGAACCAGACCAAGGGCCATTCAGCAGCAACAATTTGAGTATGCTTATTTATTTGGCGCGGTCTGTATCAATACAGGTCAAACCGAGGCATTAGTAATGCCTTACAGTAATAGTGAAGTGATGAAGATTCATTTATATCATTCCGCCTAA
- a CDS encoding DMT family transporter, with protein MESHKGYFKGIFVIVAASFLWGTTGLAANYSEAVSALAIGALSSGVGGILLVITSRNKLLIDYKLILQQPTLLLLGAISVSIYPLAFYSSMRLSGVAIGTVVSIASAPLFAAILDRLISKKHISLQWFLSFIIGAIGIILLVLGKEQIHLEVNNLHEETFGVLLGCIAGLTYASYSWVAKRLIESGVHSRSSMSGLFGCAAFLLLPSLWFTGDNLFSNPTNISISLYIGIIPMFIGYLLFGFGLNFINASKATLITLIEPLIATILAVCIIGEKFKVIGWVGVCLVLLCLLIQTIKPPSLSTRRAESMPCE; from the coding sequence ATGGAAAGTCATAAAGGATATTTTAAAGGTATTTTTGTAATTGTTGCGGCTAGTTTTTTGTGGGGAACAACAGGTCTTGCTGCAAATTATTCTGAAGCCGTAAGCGCTTTGGCCATTGGCGCATTGTCTAGTGGAGTAGGCGGTATATTATTAGTGATCACTTCCCGTAACAAACTATTAATAGATTACAAACTGATCTTGCAACAACCTACGCTGTTACTTCTAGGGGCAATCTCTGTTTCTATTTATCCGTTAGCATTTTATAGCTCAATGCGTCTATCTGGCGTTGCCATTGGGACTGTTGTATCTATTGCTTCAGCCCCTTTATTTGCAGCAATCCTGGATCGTTTAATAAGTAAAAAACACATTTCATTACAATGGTTTTTGAGCTTCATCATTGGTGCTATAGGTATTATCTTATTAGTGCTAGGTAAGGAGCAAATCCACCTTGAAGTTAATAACCTACATGAAGAAACATTCGGTGTGTTATTAGGCTGTATTGCTGGTTTAACTTATGCATCTTACTCATGGGTAGCAAAACGATTAATCGAAAGTGGCGTGCATTCACGATCCTCTATGTCTGGTTTATTTGGTTGTGCAGCGTTTTTGCTATTACCTTCGCTTTGGTTTACTGGCGATAATTTATTTTCTAATCCAACAAATATAAGCATTTCTCTATATATAGGGATAATTCCTATGTTTATCGGGTATTTATTATTTGGCTTTGGATTGAATTTTATCAATGCAAGTAAGGCAACATTGATTACGCTGATTGAACCGTTGATCGCGACTATTCTTGCGGTTTGTATTATAGGTGAAAAATTTAAAGTGATCGGTTGGGTAGGTGTGTGTTTAGTTTTATTATGCTTGTTAATACAAACTATTAAACCTCCATCTTTAAGTACAAGAAGAGCAGAATCGATGCCCTGCGAGTAA
- a CDS encoding helix-turn-helix domain-containing protein: MSQNFAELINATTNARQRLKLLAVSHFLEGKSRTDIATFLKVSRRSVNIWIKAYLHSGLTGLEVKPRSGRPHRLTPEQLANIKQYVIDNAIKSEGGRLQGKDIKEYIETTFGVTYQKTNIYHLLNKLNLSWITTRSKHPKQSEEIQASFKKIPNKYDP, from the coding sequence ATGAGTCAAAATTTTGCTGAATTAATTAATGCGACAACCAATGCGAGACAACGATTAAAATTACTCGCTGTCTCGCATTTCTTAGAAGGGAAAAGTAGAACTGATATTGCGACTTTTTTAAAGGTAAGCCGTAGAAGTGTCAACATTTGGATTAAAGCATACCTTCATTCTGGGTTAACAGGTCTGGAAGTAAAGCCCCGTAGCGGGAGGCCTCATCGACTCACGCCAGAGCAACTTGCTAACATAAAACAATATGTCATTGATAATGCGATAAAATCAGAAGGAGGCCGTCTGCAGGGGAAGGATATAAAAGAATATATTGAAACAACATTCGGGGTCACTTATCAAAAAACTAATATTTATCATTTACTCAACAAATTAAATCTAAGCTGGATAACAACTCGCTCTAAGCACCCCAAACAATCAGAAGAAATCCAAGCATCTTTTAAAAAAATTCCAAATAAATACGATCCTTAA
- a CDS encoding ABC transporter ATP-binding protein, translated as MNAIELQNITKTYRGGVTALNGVSLKVAEGDFYALLGPNGAGKSTTIGIISSLVNKSSGKVSIFGYDLDTQLELAKSQIGLVPQEFNFNPFEPPLQILVNQAGYYGTPRKEALIRAEKYLKQLDLWGKRNEPARELSGGMKRRLMIARALMHEPRLLILDEPTAGVDIELRRSMWLFLTELNKQGVTIILTTHYLEEAESLCRNIGIINKGELVINTSMKELIGRLDSETFILDVNSTAHLPETTDFKFTVIDERTVELELAKAHSLNNVFELLTAKGIEVKSLRNKSNRLEELFLELVKNGVIDAK; from the coding sequence ATGAATGCAATTGAACTTCAGAATATAACGAAAACCTATAGAGGCGGAGTAACAGCATTAAATGGCGTTTCTTTGAAAGTAGCAGAAGGTGACTTTTATGCTTTGTTAGGTCCGAATGGGGCTGGTAAGTCAACGACGATTGGTATTATTTCTTCATTAGTGAATAAGAGCTCTGGTAAGGTAAGTATTTTTGGTTATGATTTAGACACACAACTTGAGTTAGCTAAAAGCCAAATTGGGTTGGTTCCACAAGAATTTAACTTCAATCCTTTTGAGCCACCTTTACAAATACTGGTTAACCAAGCCGGTTACTATGGTACTCCAAGAAAAGAAGCACTTATCCGAGCAGAGAAGTATTTGAAGCAACTCGATTTATGGGGTAAACGTAATGAACCTGCCAGAGAGCTATCTGGTGGTATGAAACGTCGTTTGATGATCGCTAGAGCCTTGATGCATGAACCTAGGTTATTAATTCTTGATGAACCAACTGCAGGTGTTGATATTGAGTTACGTCGCTCTATGTGGCTCTTTTTAACAGAACTTAATAAACAAGGTGTGACTATTATTTTAACCACTCACTATTTAGAGGAAGCTGAAAGTTTATGCCGTAATATTGGCATTATCAATAAAGGTGAGTTAGTTATTAATACGAGTATGAAAGAGCTCATTGGGCGTCTAGACAGCGAAACGTTTATTTTAGATGTAAATTCTACTGCACATTTGCCTGAGACTACCGATTTCAAATTCACGGTAATCGATGAGCGAACGGTAGAGTTAGAGTTAGCTAAGGCACATTCATTAAATAATGTTTTTGAATTATTAACCGCGAAAGGCATTGAAGTGAAAAGTCTTAGAAACAAATCCAATCGTTTGGAAGAGTTATTTTTAGAATTAGTTAAAAATGGAGTTATCGATGCTAAATAA
- the panC gene encoding pantoate--beta-alanine ligase → MQVIQDPTQLRSEIKKLKQQGAKVSFVPTMGNLHQGHLTLVKEGQQHADISVVSIFVNPMQFNNQSDLDNYPKTLAEDCAKLEQAGVDIVFTPSADVIYPNGLNAQTFIEVPGMSDCLEGELRPGHFRGVSTIVTKLFNLVQPDVACFGEKDFQQLSIIQQMVTDLAMPINIIPVATVRETSGLAMSSRNGKLSADEKLIAPKLAEVMNDLGKSVQSNLENCKQLIKDASQTLDQLGFKTDKIHVVDPITLAPLNTASKQAVVLMAAFLGETRLIDNLVVNLRE, encoded by the coding sequence ATGCAAGTAATTCAAGATCCAACACAACTGCGCAGTGAAATTAAAAAACTTAAGCAGCAAGGTGCAAAAGTTAGTTTTGTCCCTACTATGGGAAACTTACATCAAGGCCATTTAACATTAGTTAAAGAAGGTCAACAACATGCAGATATTTCAGTTGTCAGTATTTTTGTAAACCCAATGCAATTTAATAACCAAAGCGATTTGGATAATTACCCAAAAACCTTAGCTGAAGATTGTGCCAAACTTGAACAAGCTGGTGTTGATATTGTATTTACACCTAGCGCAGACGTTATTTATCCAAATGGTCTAAATGCACAAACATTTATTGAAGTACCTGGTATGTCTGATTGTTTGGAAGGTGAATTACGCCCTGGTCATTTTCGTGGCGTAAGTACTATTGTCACTAAACTATTTAACTTAGTTCAACCTGATGTAGCTTGTTTTGGTGAAAAAGACTTCCAACAACTTAGTATTATCCAGCAAATGGTGACTGACTTAGCGATGCCAATTAACATCATCCCTGTTGCTACCGTTCGAGAAACATCAGGCTTAGCGATGAGCTCTCGCAATGGAAAATTATCAGCAGACGAAAAGTTAATTGCTCCTAAACTTGCTGAGGTCATGAATGACCTAGGTAAAAGTGTGCAATCAAATTTAGAAAACTGTAAACAATTAATAAAAGATGCCAGCCAAACCTTAGATCAGTTAGGTTTTAAAACTGACAAAATCCATGTGGTTGACCCAATTACATTAGCGCCTTTAAATACAGCAAGTAAACAAGCTGTGGTGTTAATGGCCGCTTTCTTAGGTGAGACTCGCTTAATTGACAACTTAGTTGTTAATTTGCGCGAATAA
- the panD gene encoding aspartate 1-decarboxylase, whose amino-acid sequence MKKTLLTGKLHQARVTHAELNYEGSCAIDQDLLEQSGILEYEQIEIYNIDNGNRFSTYAIVGERGSKIISVNGAAARQAAVGDRVIICTYASFDTDEIEGHKPSLVYLDKDNNIVRTSKDVPIQVA is encoded by the coding sequence ATGAAAAAGACACTGCTAACAGGTAAATTGCATCAAGCTCGCGTAACTCACGCTGAATTAAACTACGAAGGTTCATGTGCTATCGATCAAGACCTTCTTGAGCAATCAGGCATTTTAGAATACGAACAAATCGAAATTTACAACATCGATAACGGTAATCGCTTTTCAACTTATGCAATCGTAGGTGAACGTGGTTCAAAAATCATTTCAGTAAATGGTGCAGCAGCACGTCAAGCAGCTGTTGGTGACCGTGTGATCATCTGTACTTACGCAAGTTTCGATACTGATGAAATTGAAGGCCACAAACCTAGCTTAGTGTATTTAGATAAAGACAATAACATTGTCCGCACAAGTAAAGATGTACCCATTCAAGTCGCTTAA
- the msrP gene encoding protein-methionine-sulfoxide reductase catalytic subunit MsrP, with protein MLIKNKKKSQLKESDLTSESFYKKRRNLIKGIGFAALSLPLAKAASCKVFDLFGNDKKVDVFGNNVELEEASGAFKRSPLQFTKNTNFQSLTPLTPESKVIAYNNFYEFGVGKGDPAEFSQQFKVDPWSLTIDGLVDKPITLNYEDLLKTFDIEERLYRMRCVEAWSMNIPWLGFSLASLLKKAGIKSNAKFVRFETVYDPEQMRGQQSRFIGGSIDFPYVEALTIDEAMNPLALLSVGLYGKTLAPQNGAPIRLVVPWKYGFKSIKSIVKITLTDKAPVNTWQALGPDEYGFFANVNPRVDHPRWSQASERFIGNGNVFQQKRQPTAMFNGYGEEVAHLYKNIDLTRYF; from the coding sequence ATGCTTATAAAAAATAAGAAAAAATCGCAGTTAAAAGAATCTGATTTAACCAGTGAGTCGTTCTATAAAAAACGCCGTAATCTCATAAAAGGTATTGGGTTTGCTGCTTTATCTTTACCTTTGGCTAAAGCGGCAAGCTGTAAAGTATTTGATCTTTTTGGTAATGATAAAAAGGTCGATGTTTTTGGTAATAATGTTGAGCTGGAAGAGGCGTCAGGTGCCTTTAAACGATCTCCTTTACAGTTTACTAAAAACACTAACTTCCAATCTTTAACCCCTTTAACCCCTGAAAGCAAAGTTATTGCCTATAATAATTTTTATGAATTTGGTGTAGGCAAGGGCGATCCAGCAGAATTTTCCCAACAATTCAAAGTAGATCCTTGGTCTTTAACAATTGATGGTTTAGTTGATAAACCAATTACTTTGAATTACGAAGATTTGTTGAAAACATTTGATATAGAAGAGCGTTTATACAGGATGCGTTGTGTTGAAGCTTGGTCAATGAATATCCCATGGTTGGGATTCTCACTAGCTTCTTTATTAAAAAAAGCAGGCATCAAATCCAATGCTAAATTTGTACGGTTTGAGACTGTTTATGACCCTGAACAAATGCGTGGTCAACAATCTCGATTTATTGGTGGTAGCATAGACTTTCCATACGTCGAAGCACTAACTATTGATGAAGCAATGAACCCATTAGCATTACTTTCAGTTGGTTTATATGGTAAAACGCTAGCACCACAAAACGGCGCTCCTATTCGTCTTGTTGTGCCATGGAAGTATGGCTTTAAAAGTATTAAATCAATTGTAAAAATTACCCTTACAGATAAAGCTCCGGTTAATACATGGCAAGCGCTTGGACCTGATGAGTATGGATTTTTTGCTAATGTAAATCCGCGTGTTGATCATCCACGTTGGAGTCAAGCAAGTGAACGTTTTATTGGTAATGGAAATGTTTTTCAACAAAAACGTCAACCTACTGCTATGTTTAATGGCTATGGTGAAGAAGTTGCTCATTTGTATAAAAATATCGACTTAACACGTTATTTTTAA